The following proteins come from a genomic window of Gimesia chilikensis:
- a CDS encoding DUF1501 domain-containing protein — MSNLNVTRRSFLRQSALGIGPAALLSLLSRDAQASDLGEGVIGKPHFPPRIKRVIHLCMAGGPSHLETFDDKPTLREMHGKPMPESLTKGQQVAQLQGRELKCFAPQFEFKSFGESGQRVCSQFPQIGSVADDLCIIRSMYTDQINHDPAHTLFNTGSSQAGRPSMGSWLLYGLGQECDDLPGYVVLTSVGKGGQAQPIAARQWHSGFLPSRFQGVQFQSTGAPVLYLNRPDGVSMQQQKRLVQTVNQLNHSFDDLVHDSEIATRIGQYEMAFRMQTSVPGLMDLGSETKETLTAYGTEGGDGTYASNCLLARRLLERGVRFVQLYHRAWDHHGGIKRSIEITAKEVDQATAALIRDLKQRGLYDDTLIVWGGEFGRTPMAQGSGRDHHIKGFSLVLGGGAIQGGKSYGTTDEFGYAAAENPVHVRDFHATLLHLFGIDHRRFSYRFQGLDFRLTGVEEAHVIKDIIA, encoded by the coding sequence ATGTCAAATCTGAATGTTACGCGACGGAGTTTTCTGCGTCAGTCTGCGCTCGGAATCGGGCCGGCGGCTTTACTGTCGTTGTTATCACGGGATGCCCAGGCTAGTGATCTGGGGGAGGGGGTGATCGGGAAACCGCATTTCCCACCGCGGATTAAACGGGTTATTCATCTCTGTATGGCCGGAGGACCGTCTCATCTCGAAACATTTGACGACAAGCCGACGTTGCGGGAGATGCACGGCAAACCGATGCCGGAATCTCTGACGAAGGGGCAACAGGTTGCACAGTTGCAGGGACGCGAACTCAAATGCTTTGCTCCACAATTCGAATTTAAAAGTTTTGGCGAAAGTGGCCAGCGGGTTTGTAGTCAGTTCCCCCAGATTGGATCAGTGGCGGACGACCTGTGTATTATCCGGTCGATGTATACAGACCAGATTAACCATGATCCCGCCCATACGCTGTTCAACACCGGTTCCTCGCAAGCAGGACGCCCCAGTATGGGGTCGTGGCTCCTGTATGGCCTGGGACAGGAATGTGACGACCTGCCCGGTTATGTTGTGCTGACCAGCGTCGGGAAGGGGGGACAGGCACAACCGATTGCTGCCCGCCAATGGCACAGCGGGTTTCTACCCTCACGCTTCCAAGGCGTTCAGTTTCAGTCGACGGGGGCACCGGTACTTTACCTGAACCGACCTGATGGTGTGTCGATGCAGCAGCAGAAGCGACTTGTGCAGACGGTCAACCAGTTGAATCACAGCTTTGATGATCTGGTGCATGATTCTGAAATCGCCACCCGGATCGGGCAATACGAAATGGCATTTCGGATGCAGACCAGTGTGCCGGGGTTGATGGATCTGGGGAGTGAAACCAAAGAGACCTTAACCGCCTACGGGACTGAAGGGGGCGATGGAACCTATGCTTCCAACTGTCTGCTCGCGCGACGACTGCTTGAACGTGGTGTGCGTTTCGTGCAGTTATATCACCGTGCGTGGGATCACCATGGCGGGATCAAACGTTCGATTGAGATTACCGCGAAAGAAGTCGACCAGGCGACCGCGGCTCTGATTCGCGATTTGAAACAACGAGGACTTTATGATGACACGCTGATTGTCTGGGGTGGTGAATTCGGCAGAACCCCGATGGCCCAGGGATCCGGGCGAGATCACCACATCAAAGGATTTTCTCTGGTACTGGGCGGGGGAGCCATTCAGGGGGGTAAGAGCTATGGCACGACGGATGAATTCGGATACGCGGCGGCTGAAAATCCCGTGCATGTCCGGGATTTTCATGCGACCTTACTCCACCTGTTCGGCATCGACCACCGGCGGTTCAGTTACCGGTTTCAGGGACTCGATTTCCGTCTGACCGGTGTGGAAGAGGCGCATGTGATCAAAGACATCATTGCCTGA
- a CDS encoding SDR family NAD(P)-dependent oxidoreductase: protein MSASTTHPQRFENRIALVTGGSRGIGRACCLRLAEEGARVAINYRQGKEDAEETLQQIRTVGGTGMLVQADVSSSEQVDRMVTEIEAEWGQVELLVNNSGIFSYEPHTELTEEAWRQMLEVNLTGTFLVTWRVREGMLQRNFGRIVNMSSLSGLMPRPMSIAYAVSKAGVVSFTQSTAVAWAGDNIRVNAIAPGLIDTEILSGVNQDDLDKIIQATPIPRMGKASEVASMVSFLLSEESSFTTGQTVVISGGRCMLP, encoded by the coding sequence ATGTCAGCATCCACCACCCACCCGCAAAGATTTGAGAATCGTATCGCCCTGGTCACAGGCGGCTCCCGGGGAATCGGGCGGGCCTGTTGCCTGCGTCTGGCGGAAGAAGGAGCCCGCGTCGCCATTAACTATCGCCAGGGAAAGGAGGACGCAGAAGAGACGCTGCAGCAGATTCGGACCGTTGGTGGAACCGGCATGCTCGTTCAGGCCGACGTCTCTTCGAGCGAACAGGTCGACAGGATGGTCACCGAGATCGAAGCCGAATGGGGGCAGGTGGAACTGCTGGTCAATAACTCGGGCATCTTCAGTTATGAACCACATACCGAGTTAACCGAAGAGGCATGGCGGCAGATGCTGGAAGTGAACCTGACAGGGACTTTCCTGGTCACCTGGCGTGTCAGGGAGGGCATGCTGCAGCGAAATTTTGGACGGATCGTCAACATGAGTTCCCTCTCCGGACTGATGCCGCGCCCCATGTCGATCGCGTATGCAGTCAGTAAAGCAGGCGTCGTCTCTTTCACCCAGAGCACCGCCGTCGCCTGGGCAGGCGATAACATTCGCGTCAATGCCATCGCCCCAGGACTGATTGACACTGAAATCCTCTCAGGCGTCAATCAGGACGATCTCGACAAAATCATTCAGGCCACGCCTATCCCACGCATGGGTAAGGCCTCGGAGGTCGCCTCCATGGTCTCTTTTCTGCTCTCTGAAGAAAGCAGCTTTACCACCGGCCAGACCGTGGTCATCAGCGGCGGACGCTGCATGCTACCCTGA
- a CDS encoding alkaline phosphatase family protein produces the protein MRVMLFAFILTGTILSYLLQTCAAAEPHSDRCVVLVSVDGLANFYLDDPKADMPTLRKLARDGARAQGMVCSFPTVTWPNHTTLVTGTTPAKHGVIGNNYLDRKSATPVPFIPDPLFDKDQIVKVPTIYDVAHRAGLVTAGIIWPASRNARTLDWTVPDMFGKEAWPKYGTQIWLEELRQDGLPVDEHGAWTGESGGGVKRDWLYTRMARHLFQKHPPNLLVIHLVEVDHVEHKHGPRSTEAYWSVSYADDRLRDIVEAIKLSPHADKTTLVVASDHGFFPISKDIRPNVLLKQEGLITKDKKQAYCLSQGGGCMVYVLDDNHREQTIEKLRKKLAKLEGIQAVLGKEEYTKLGQPTPAEDPHAPDLWLAAKSGYSFTNSDSGDETVVPRKTPGGTHGYLPDQPDMLATLVISGYGIKPGINLGKIQSLDVAPTMARLLGVELPTAQGKPLMPALLDD, from the coding sequence ATGCGCGTGATGCTTTTCGCTTTCATTCTGACTGGCACGATACTGTCTTATCTGCTACAAACCTGCGCCGCGGCAGAACCACATTCGGATCGCTGCGTGGTCCTGGTGAGTGTGGATGGCCTGGCAAATTTCTATCTGGACGATCCCAAAGCAGACATGCCAACTTTACGCAAGCTCGCCCGAGATGGAGCTCGTGCTCAGGGTATGGTCTGCTCCTTTCCCACTGTCACCTGGCCCAACCATACGACCCTGGTCACTGGAACAACACCGGCGAAACACGGTGTCATCGGCAACAATTACCTCGATCGGAAAAGTGCCACTCCCGTCCCCTTCATTCCAGATCCATTGTTCGACAAAGATCAGATTGTCAAAGTTCCGACCATCTACGACGTAGCCCATCGGGCTGGTCTGGTCACCGCCGGCATCATCTGGCCAGCGTCCCGCAACGCCCGGACACTGGACTGGACCGTACCCGACATGTTTGGCAAAGAAGCCTGGCCTAAGTACGGCACCCAGATCTGGCTGGAAGAACTGCGTCAGGACGGTCTCCCCGTTGACGAACATGGTGCCTGGACTGGTGAAAGCGGCGGAGGTGTCAAACGCGACTGGCTCTATACCCGGATGGCTCGCCATCTGTTCCAGAAACATCCGCCCAACCTGCTGGTCATTCACCTGGTTGAAGTCGACCACGTGGAACACAAGCATGGCCCCCGCAGCACCGAAGCCTACTGGTCCGTGAGCTACGCCGATGATCGCCTGCGTGATATTGTCGAAGCCATCAAACTTTCCCCACACGCAGATAAAACCACACTCGTTGTGGCCAGTGATCACGGATTCTTCCCGATCTCGAAAGACATCCGCCCGAATGTGCTCCTCAAACAGGAAGGCCTGATTACTAAAGATAAAAAGCAGGCTTATTGTCTGTCTCAGGGTGGCGGCTGTATGGTCTATGTTCTGGATGACAATCATCGCGAACAGACAATCGAAAAACTGCGCAAGAAACTGGCTAAGCTGGAAGGGATCCAGGCTGTGCTGGGTAAAGAGGAGTACACAAAACTTGGTCAGCCGACTCCCGCTGAAGACCCGCACGCCCCCGATTTGTGGCTGGCGGCAAAATCCGGTTACTCATTCACAAATAGTGATTCCGGCGATGAAACTGTCGTTCCGCGGAAAACACCCGGCGGAACACACGGGTACCTCCCGGACCAGCCAGACATGCTGGCTACACTGGTGATCTCAGGTTATGGCATTAAACCCGGAATCAACCTGGGCAAAATTCAGAGTCTGGATGTCGCCCCCACAATGGCTCGCCTGTTGGGAGTTGAACTACCTACGGCTCAAGGAAAGCCATTGATGCCGGCCCTGCTGGACGATTGA
- a CDS encoding PPC domain-containing protein — MKRPGRVSLFALIFLIQVLVSSVLTAATPPILDSVFPCGGQQGSSLELKVAGTGLDEVTRLICSHSEIAAEKIGKDQFRVSIPASVPVGTYDLRVLCRNGLSSPRSFIVGNRSEVLETEPNEKLKSAQAVSLDVSINGCISQKGDVDVYRFQASQGQRVVLECLAERIDSSLRPILEVFDSRGRRLAVNRGFFNNDPLISFRVPADGSYEVKVFDLIYSGSPNHFYRLDIDTGPRMLFTVPAVVQYGETTQVSIYGWNLNRLKNGPEQQLAQDAAAEAARRSLELGEDSSNRQPLLNQSSTTVRNAFEWLDMKIKAPADSDSIRVPLRRGSEQTDLESFAFQLEEGHAPLSISLTDLPVVLEQESHQTSQTAQQIAYPTEVSGQLISGDEQDWYAFQARRGEVLWFEAWGQRINSPVDLDISLLDGAGQKVLARFTDHISNSGSRQFSLSHLDPVGKWVVPEDGRYLIMIRNLRGGLDDDPRRVYRFSLRRQEPEFHLAVVPHHQKQASLNIERGGRALLDVYAIRKRGMDDSIRISAVNLPQGIECPDVWLGPHTERALLTVSASESAPAFVENLQLKVSSAQGAGGRISGGTLVRTDLPNATSRLTTGIPLAVTDTAPVKITATPQLTRKHDLFGELKLRHAPGSVLDVAVQVDRRDLSDQAEVKLQGVGLPQMIQNQSAVIPAGVNKGYLSFYLPPYFPEGHHTLTIQAETEVTNPESKKKTSVTLFSNPVSFEVKPAAFVVAVDTDSPRKIRRGETIQVKYSARRINGFISKIHTEVEAPAVKVDGLRVRGVTFVGQTEEGTLQIIANEDAPLGKQPFIRLSAVGVVEDQAVYHGSCFLNLEITNSTE, encoded by the coding sequence GTGAAACGACCGGGTCGAGTCAGTCTGTTTGCGCTCATATTCCTGATTCAGGTGCTGGTATCGTCTGTATTGACCGCGGCCACTCCACCCATTCTGGATTCCGTCTTTCCTTGCGGAGGGCAACAGGGGAGCAGCCTGGAACTCAAGGTCGCTGGCACCGGGCTGGATGAGGTAACCCGTCTGATTTGCAGTCACTCTGAAATCGCTGCTGAGAAAATCGGTAAGGATCAGTTTCGAGTTTCGATCCCTGCCAGTGTTCCTGTTGGCACATATGATCTGCGAGTTCTCTGTCGCAACGGTTTGAGTTCCCCCCGGTCATTTATTGTGGGGAATCGGTCTGAAGTACTCGAAACGGAGCCGAATGAAAAGCTGAAATCAGCACAGGCTGTTTCACTGGATGTGTCGATCAATGGCTGTATCAGCCAAAAAGGGGATGTGGATGTTTATCGATTTCAGGCCAGCCAGGGGCAACGGGTCGTCCTTGAGTGTCTGGCGGAACGCATCGATTCGAGCCTGCGTCCCATTCTGGAAGTCTTTGATTCCCGGGGGCGGCGTCTGGCGGTCAATCGTGGGTTCTTTAACAATGATCCTCTGATTTCGTTTCGAGTCCCTGCGGACGGCAGTTATGAAGTCAAAGTCTTCGATCTGATTTATTCCGGCAGTCCGAATCATTTTTATCGACTGGATATTGATACCGGGCCCCGCATGCTGTTTACCGTACCCGCAGTCGTGCAATATGGGGAGACCACTCAGGTATCAATCTATGGCTGGAACCTGAACCGGCTGAAAAACGGGCCCGAACAGCAACTCGCACAGGACGCAGCTGCAGAAGCAGCACGGCGGTCGCTTGAGCTGGGAGAGGACAGCAGCAATCGTCAGCCACTGTTAAATCAGAGTAGCACCACCGTGAGAAATGCTTTCGAGTGGCTGGATATGAAGATCAAAGCTCCTGCAGACAGCGATTCCATTCGTGTTCCTTTGCGCAGAGGGAGCGAGCAGACCGATCTGGAAAGTTTTGCGTTTCAGTTAGAAGAAGGTCACGCACCACTGTCAATCAGTCTGACTGATTTACCCGTTGTGTTGGAGCAGGAATCGCATCAGACATCGCAAACGGCTCAACAGATTGCCTATCCCACAGAAGTCAGCGGTCAGCTGATATCTGGTGACGAACAGGACTGGTATGCCTTTCAGGCCCGGCGGGGTGAGGTGCTCTGGTTCGAGGCCTGGGGACAACGGATCAATTCCCCTGTGGATCTTGATATTAGCCTGCTGGATGGAGCGGGGCAGAAGGTTCTGGCACGATTTACGGATCACATCAGCAACAGCGGGAGCAGGCAGTTTTCTCTGAGTCATCTCGACCCTGTTGGTAAATGGGTGGTGCCGGAAGATGGACGCTATCTGATTATGATCCGCAATCTACGCGGTGGTCTGGATGATGACCCGCGTCGTGTGTACCGGTTCAGCCTCAGACGACAGGAACCGGAGTTCCATCTGGCGGTCGTCCCACACCATCAAAAGCAGGCTTCTCTCAATATTGAGCGTGGAGGTCGCGCGTTACTGGATGTGTATGCCATCAGAAAACGAGGGATGGATGATTCCATTCGTATAAGTGCCGTGAATCTTCCGCAGGGAATTGAGTGTCCCGATGTCTGGCTGGGCCCCCATACAGAGCGGGCACTGCTGACCGTCAGTGCTTCCGAGTCTGCACCTGCTTTTGTTGAAAATCTGCAGCTGAAAGTCAGTTCTGCACAGGGCGCGGGCGGGAGAATCAGCGGTGGAACTCTGGTCAGAACGGATTTACCGAACGCCACTAGTCGGCTGACAACAGGCATTCCCCTGGCTGTTACCGACACAGCGCCGGTAAAGATTACCGCCACCCCCCAGTTGACCCGTAAGCATGATTTGTTTGGTGAGCTGAAGCTGCGACATGCACCCGGCTCGGTACTGGATGTGGCGGTTCAGGTTGATCGGCGGGATCTGAGTGATCAGGCGGAGGTGAAGCTGCAGGGAGTGGGGCTCCCGCAAATGATTCAAAATCAGAGTGCCGTGATTCCTGCGGGAGTGAATAAGGGTTATCTCAGTTTTTACCTGCCACCTTATTTTCCAGAAGGGCATCACACGCTGACGATTCAGGCAGAGACGGAGGTGACGAACCCCGAATCCAAAAAGAAGACGTCGGTCACGCTGTTCAGCAATCCTGTCAGTTTCGAGGTAAAACCGGCTGCGTTTGTGGTTGCCGTAGATACAGACTCTCCCAGGAAGATCCGCCGCGGTGAAACGATTCAGGTGAAATATTCGGCCCGGCGGATAAATGGTTTCATCAGTAAAATTCATACCGAAGTGGAAGCCCCTGCGGTCAAGGTAGACGGGCTGCGCGTGCGGGGAGTGACGTTCGTCGGACAGACAGAAGAGGGGACCCTGCAGATCATTGCCAATGAGGATGCCCCTTTAGGAAAACAGCCTTTCATACGTCTGTCTGCGGTCGGTGTTGTGGAAGATCAAGCAGTCTATCATGGAAGCTGTTTCCTGAATCTGGAAATCACCAATTCAACTGAGTAA
- a CDS encoding DUF1549 and DUF1553 domain-containing protein has translation MFRLLYEQNSITRNYQLIWMIVCLLVSGQGMLDAADKTPALAADSAKRKVYFTTDVVPLLTRLNCNSGGCHGKSTGQNGFKISLLGFDPAMDYSAIARESRGRRIFPGDPDRSLLLLKATGLVPHGGGRLLEADSADYALLYDWIEQGTAGPHPDDPEINKIELSPGNRVFQQRSSLKLQVTAHFSDGTQRDVTHQSIYESNYPEIGKVDQEGLITTQSRGGVFAVMARFGEKITVFQGVVPYHSKGQQKLTGYPSEEQLSKIDQRLVAQWKKLGIQPSKPVDDATFIRRVTLDICGTLPTVDEVRLYLADSRPDKRERLIDRLLERPEYASYFALKWADILQNRGSGYGTRNQRAGTMLFSAWIRDSIAANKPYDRFVTELLTATGRQAQNPPAIWYRSVRSTPDYVESVAQAFLGVRVQCAQCHHHPAERWSEDDYYSFAAIFSRVGRKGGFADAEVPTNEVIYLKDEGEVHNPRSGKLMQPRPLGGPDFKVSRFDDPRRKLAKWMTSPENPFFARTMVNRMWGHFFGRGIIHPIDDARSTNPPTNSVLLDELAYDFAANGYDVKQLIREITNSYAYRLSANPNKTNAEDSQCFARYYPKRLSAEVLLDGISQVLDVPTVFPGGPGVFPEGMRAVNLPDENVRFNFLDVFGRPARTSACECERTVDPALSQALELVNSKEIQRKLTDKNGYIELLASNQKTHSDNVREIFVRTLSRPPRTSEVETAVKYLNSEKNRHEAYRSLVWALLATNEFMMNH, from the coding sequence ATGTTCCGTCTCCTATATGAGCAGAATTCAATAACACGAAATTATCAGCTGATCTGGATGATCGTCTGCCTGTTGGTTTCAGGACAGGGGATGCTGGACGCTGCTGATAAGACGCCAGCTCTGGCTGCGGATTCAGCGAAACGGAAGGTGTATTTCACTACGGATGTGGTACCTCTGTTGACCAGGTTGAACTGCAATAGTGGGGGCTGTCACGGAAAATCGACGGGGCAGAATGGGTTTAAAATCTCCCTGCTCGGTTTTGATCCTGCCATGGATTATTCTGCGATCGCGAGGGAATCACGGGGGAGACGAATCTTTCCCGGTGATCCCGATCGAAGTCTGCTGCTGCTCAAGGCAACAGGTCTGGTGCCCCATGGTGGAGGGCGGTTACTGGAAGCAGATTCCGCGGACTATGCGTTGTTATATGACTGGATCGAACAGGGAACTGCTGGCCCACATCCTGATGATCCTGAAATTAACAAAATTGAACTGTCGCCCGGTAACCGTGTATTTCAGCAGCGCTCCAGCCTGAAGCTGCAGGTGACAGCTCACTTTTCAGATGGGACTCAGCGAGACGTCACGCATCAGTCCATTTACGAATCAAACTATCCGGAAATTGGTAAGGTTGATCAGGAAGGCCTGATTACCACGCAATCGCGTGGCGGAGTCTTTGCCGTGATGGCCCGCTTTGGAGAGAAGATTACTGTTTTCCAGGGAGTGGTTCCGTATCATTCTAAAGGTCAGCAAAAACTCACAGGGTATCCTTCGGAAGAGCAACTCTCGAAGATCGATCAGCGCCTGGTAGCCCAATGGAAAAAACTGGGTATTCAGCCCTCGAAACCAGTGGATGATGCGACCTTCATCCGCCGGGTCACTCTGGATATTTGTGGTACCTTGCCTACGGTTGACGAAGTCAGGCTGTATCTGGCGGATTCCCGACCTGACAAACGGGAGCGATTGATCGATCGACTGTTGGAGCGTCCCGAGTATGCCAGTTACTTCGCTTTAAAATGGGCTGATATTTTACAGAACCGGGGGAGCGGCTACGGCACTCGCAATCAACGGGCGGGGACGATGCTGTTCTCTGCCTGGATTCGTGATTCCATCGCAGCCAACAAGCCCTATGATCGCTTTGTGACTGAGCTACTGACTGCCACTGGCAGGCAGGCTCAGAATCCGCCTGCGATCTGGTACCGTTCGGTCCGTTCGACGCCTGATTACGTTGAGTCGGTGGCACAGGCGTTTTTAGGTGTCAGGGTTCAATGTGCCCAGTGTCATCATCATCCCGCAGAACGCTGGAGCGAGGACGATTACTATTCTTTCGCCGCCATCTTCAGTCGCGTGGGACGCAAGGGGGGCTTTGCTGATGCCGAGGTGCCGACCAATGAAGTGATTTATCTCAAAGATGAAGGCGAAGTGCATAACCCACGGAGCGGGAAACTGATGCAGCCCCGTCCGCTGGGAGGTCCCGATTTTAAGGTGTCACGTTTTGACGATCCCCGCCGGAAACTGGCAAAATGGATGACCAGTCCGGAGAATCCCTTTTTCGCCAGGACGATGGTGAATCGGATGTGGGGACATTTTTTCGGTCGGGGAATTATTCACCCGATCGATGATGCCCGCAGTACGAATCCGCCAACGAATTCGGTTCTACTCGATGAACTGGCCTATGATTTTGCTGCGAATGGGTATGATGTGAAGCAGCTGATTCGAGAGATTACGAATTCCTATGCATATCGGCTCAGTGCGAATCCGAATAAGACCAATGCCGAAGACAGTCAGTGTTTTGCCCGGTATTACCCCAAGCGACTTTCTGCGGAAGTACTGCTGGATGGGATCAGTCAGGTTCTAGATGTTCCCACTGTTTTTCCCGGGGGGCCAGGGGTATTCCCTGAAGGAATGCGGGCGGTAAATCTACCCGACGAAAATGTGCGTTTCAATTTCCTGGATGTCTTTGGGCGACCTGCCCGCACATCGGCCTGTGAGTGTGAGCGGACCGTGGATCCCGCATTGTCGCAGGCGCTCGAACTGGTGAATTCGAAGGAGATCCAGCGAAAACTGACCGATAAAAATGGTTACATCGAACTGCTGGCATCCAATCAGAAAACGCATTCAGATAATGTTCGTGAGATCTTTGTACGGACCTTATCGCGGCCCCCGAGAACATCCGAAGTCGAAACGGCTGTGAAATATCTCAATAGCGAAAAGAACCGACATGAGGCGTATCGTTCACTGGTCTGGGCGCTCCTGGCCACGAATGAGTTTATGATGAATCATTGA
- a CDS encoding DUF1501 domain-containing protein gives MLSLSGNQYSNCDGVSRRNFLQLGAPLLGLGLADLFQVRATAAETVRPKSNKSLIVFWTHGGMSQQDTYDMKPYAPAEYRGMYRPVSTSVPDIHVTERFPLQAKVMHHISQVRSVHHENGIHAPSAHWMQTGYFGPTLARNAPQKPSFGSVIARTIGAHSEHMPPYVTIPKSEAFGYQGAVYLGKSYNPFEVGTDPNSKNFKIPNLALPDGLTLKSVESRRELLKQFDTLNREVDQSGVIEGLDTFKQQALEMVTGERVRKAFDLSSEDNRLRDQYGRHQYGQSALLARRLVEAGSSCVTINTGYWDHHNDIEKGLETHLPPLDQAMATLIEDLEHRGMLDDVMIFCAGEFGRTPIINGHAGRDHWSNCFTVMFAGGGIKGGRVVGASEKFGGAVVERKTTPLDLLATIYQKMGISLETHFDDASGRPTSIVGTGKPVHELF, from the coding sequence ATGTTATCCTTGTCAGGAAATCAATATTCCAATTGTGACGGCGTGAGTCGTCGTAATTTCCTGCAGTTGGGCGCACCCCTGTTAGGTCTGGGACTGGCTGACCTGTTTCAGGTCCGTGCTACTGCAGCAGAAACGGTGCGGCCGAAATCCAATAAATCGTTGATCGTCTTCTGGACTCATGGGGGCATGAGCCAACAGGATACGTACGATATGAAACCGTATGCTCCGGCTGAATATCGTGGGATGTATCGACCCGTTTCCACGTCCGTACCGGATATTCATGTGACGGAACGTTTTCCCCTGCAGGCGAAGGTGATGCATCACATTTCGCAGGTCAGATCGGTGCATCATGAAAACGGAATCCATGCGCCCTCTGCGCACTGGATGCAGACCGGTTACTTCGGTCCCACGCTGGCCCGAAATGCGCCTCAGAAACCGTCTTTTGGTTCTGTGATCGCGCGAACCATCGGTGCTCATTCCGAGCACATGCCTCCCTATGTTACTATCCCCAAATCGGAAGCCTTTGGCTATCAGGGGGCCGTGTACCTGGGGAAATCGTATAACCCGTTTGAAGTGGGGACGGATCCAAATTCCAAAAACTTCAAAATTCCCAACCTGGCTCTGCCCGACGGTCTGACTTTAAAAAGTGTCGAATCACGGCGGGAACTCTTGAAGCAGTTTGACACTCTGAATCGCGAGGTTGATCAATCGGGAGTCATAGAGGGGTTGGATACCTTTAAACAGCAGGCTCTGGAAATGGTAACGGGCGAACGGGTTCGTAAAGCCTTTGATTTGAGCAGCGAAGACAACCGGTTGCGAGATCAATATGGTCGGCATCAATATGGTCAAAGCGCATTACTGGCAAGAAGGCTTGTCGAGGCAGGCAGCAGTTGCGTGACCATCAATACCGGCTACTGGGATCATCACAACGACATCGAAAAAGGGCTGGAGACACATCTTCCGCCCCTGGACCAGGCAATGGCAACCCTGATCGAAGATCTGGAACACCGGGGCATGCTGGATGATGTGATGATTTTCTGTGCGGGTGAGTTTGGCCGGACGCCTATTATCAATGGCCACGCAGGGCGGGATCACTGGTCAAACTGTTTCACCGTGATGTTCGCTGGCGGCGGCATCAAAGGGGGACGCGTGGTGGGTGCCAGTGAAAAATTTGGTGGTGCCGTGGTCGAACGCAAAACGACTCCCCTGGATCTGCTGGCAACAATTTATCAGAAGATGGGGATCTCTCTGGAAACTCACTTCGATGATGCCTCAGGCCGACCGACAAGCATTGTCGGGACAGGAAAGCCGGTTCACGAACTTTTCTAA